The genomic region AAAAATATCGGTATTACTTGTAGGATTTAgagttaaattataaatacttcTAAAAGACATTATTAGGGTTCGTTTTAACCTTCGTAGTTCGATACCCTAATGAGAAACTATGAAACAAATATTCCatagtttattttcaatgttacaCAAgccaaatcaaaatattttgaattgttaGAAAATTCGTTGAATACAAACTAGTGGAGCTAGTTAACGAGAATGTGGCTTCAAGTATTTGGGGGGGAATCGAATACTATAGCGACATAAGTTATgagttatttattacttttaatcaCGCATTATATATCCAATTCAAAGAAACTCAAGTAAAATTTCAGCATGGAGCGACTTCGggattagaattatttttagtttcaatacaatattagtttatgtactcataaaaagttataatttgCTGTTATTCAAAGCAAGTTTAGCGTTAATGTTTTACCCCCACTCTCGTTCTATTtataattacatttcaaaattttcaaGGCATTACACAATAtcgtagtaaaaaaaacataaaccttAAAACACTTTCACacttagagaaaaaaaaaacaaaattgcacGTACAATCTAAAGTTTACAACATTTTGTGCTTTGTTGAATGTATATTTtgtgcataaatatttaatcatccTTGACTATCTACTGAAGAATATTcaattttggatttttatttatttttttctttgcaaaatTTTGTTAGTCCTTTTAGaaccacaaaaaaaattgagttcatttgTGGCGTACAGTTCATGCtgtcaaaactataattttttagtttttaacagTTTATCTTGTATACCTACACGACAGTtcctacaaaataatgtaattttaacattttcaatccaatagttaggtacataattttactCAAACTATATCTAATAAGACCAATGCACCTCTTAGATGTTCACTACTCTAGAAATCAAATCGGTACCTTCACCACGGATTTTAAggataatatataatatacttacatgaTTTTATCAAAGAGAAATAGAAATTTAACGATAtccaaatgatttttttttataaaaatagaaaatacggAACGCATTTTAGTTTGTAATAATTTCATCTTGGTCTATTTGTAAATCACTACTATAATTTTCGCTTAGTTCAGTCCTAAATTTATCCATAGTAATAATTTAATCGGTTCAATTCCGATAGTAACGGTAGAAACAAGATAATAATGCAATGAGTAATCTAAGACTTTACATTTATCGATTATTTAACTTCTTCAGATTAGCGGTATCGTTgttgtaaattaatatattattaggtatataatttaaactttacatAATAACAGATAAAAGAGCATTGCGCAGAAAATACAACATATCGAGACATACGCTTATCGTATCTACACATGTCAAAAGAATATTCatgtaacaaaataacaataaataaactgaacaGTCACAGTAATACTTCGTAACAAATTAAACAATGCAGTagtcttcaatatttttgtatcaaaaatTAGCAGCTTCTTTTATGATGAtttttacatattaaacaataaatcataCACTAAAGTACAACTTCAACATTTCAATACACACAATACACCCTTTGctcatttcattatttatttttagtattttcagCCAAGTATttgctatgtttatttataaacagaacAGGATGGTACATACAATGTATGTAACTACATGATCTAGTTTGtattcttttaatataaaatatagtataCAGTACAGGTATTAGATgtagaatacaatgtaaaaGAATGAATACTGCAACAGGTACGTTACTTCTTTTCTGTTCCGTAGGAAGATCCTTGACTGATTTTAGACATTCCGATAGATTTTTGAAGGAGGATGAAAACTGAAACaaacatttatgttttaatttcatgCACAGTGCATAGACACATAACTTATCGACTTTAATGCTGAGGCAAAACGTTGTCATATTTTGTCTcaaccacaaaataaatatgcaacCTACCACCtactataggtacattttatgatACATCATCTCTATAAGTAATATTTGGTGCCTGCAGTCAaggcattacaataatatattcaTGGAACAAGACACTATAGCTATACTTGTAAACTGCTGCTATTTGTAAAGTTGAGTAAACAACGTCATtgcttgtttaatttattattgactttCAATACACCCCTCAATTGTTTGCAAATATGTCATTTATTTCACATCTTACATACAATTTGTTCAAAGGTCAAAATTGAATGGAATATGAGGTGAAACAGGTCGAATGACATCAATAGTCCTTTCGTGAAGGGGCCATTTGGACAagcattttttatgtattttttgcacCAAAGTTACGCATTAAACACCCTTCCACTTTACCACGAACAGATAAACAGACCCAAAAAAGAgccttttattatatacttacatgCTCCAAATATAGCGCAGGCAATGGAGAAATAAAGGAGTTTTCCGCTGAACAAAAGGCCGAGCAAGTAATAGAGCATCGGAGTGAGGGTGACGACTGCCCAGCCGAGCGCATTCACCAGAGACCAGATGGGCGGAGGCACGGTGAACGGCTCCGTTCGTTCAACTCCAGATTCCGTGAAAAAGTCCCCGGTATTGAAGAACGAATCTTGCATTTTGTCCTggaaaaaagtaggtattattatttatctgagTGAGAAAACACTAGCTTTTCACCCGAGCACGTCCCCGGGATCTCCTTCACACGTACCCGAACAAAACATGACCCATGTTACTCGAGAATAgtctagcttcctaacagtgcaagaatttttcaaatccgttcagCAGTTTTGAAACCTTTAgagtaaaacaacaaaatgtttcctcttgaaatgaaaatgaatcaCTAAAATTGGTGCTAAAGGCAAGACTGCAACCAATGAACCGATTTAGTACCAAAAAAAGGCAGGCAGGTAGAGGAAGAGTGGAGGTCATTGGCTGCTTgcatttattaatgaaataagatCCTGCGAAACTGGTGACCGTGACTGACTGGTGACACCGCGCGAAATAAGAGTACCTATTCATTTAATGATCATAGGATACATCAGATCGGTTTTATATTACCTACGTTAGCTGTTCCCCCGCTGTTTCATCGGCATGGGGAACTCTTCGAGTACCGGGACAAAAATAGCCTGTTCCTAGAGGATAGTCTAGCCTCCTacctaatagtgaaagaattttggttcagtagtttcggagcctttagggtaacAAGCATACGCTAACATGTGGCATATTGCCCGATCCTCATATTGACGCATACAACATACGCGCTTAAGCTAGCATCTactggtacataaaatatttgagtGCATATTTGGCACGTGGTCCTAGGCTATAATAGAGACGCAATAGCATACTAAGTTGCATTGAATACTAATGAAACTGGATATCagcataacatttattttgaatcgCACATTTGCAACGATGATAATCGTTTACGATGGTAAAAATGGCATACTGTGGTGGAAATACCATTTCTGTCGCAATGATATCATATTTACACTGGAAATTACTGAAACGCTAGTTTAAAGTTAAATGTAATAAACAGCGTCCATTGCGTTATCCTTTACAATTTCACTATTTCTCAATAAAAAGGATTACTACAATTTTGCGTGTTCTAGATTTTTGTATTCACGCATATATAAGTGTCTAATAAATTATGTCGTAATAACTGACTCGCACCACACTAAATTCAAGgtttaattacaaaactttGCATAACATGTGTACAAAacaaatatctatttttagatGTGTAGGTGCGAAGCTCGCGTGCATTCATCAACATAGGTAGGCAGTCGGGAACTCGTTTCGGAAATATGTTATTGCGGTAGTTAAGGCCGGCCACTGACTTGTGTCATGTGTGGTCTAGATCGTTGGCGACATACACATACAGTACTAATACTAACTGTATCCTGCAGTTTCAACCGCATTCTCGGATTCAGAATTTCTCggattaaaaaaacttaaattgcaGGGACGTTTAGGAACAATAATGATTCCTATAATTACTGTTTTGAAGTTTATCCCTATGAGGGTATTTCGAAaacgaattattttaattgctgaAAATTTTTTGTTGTTCATGTGGGAGCTTAACACCTACCTGGGCTGTGGCATAGCATTTGGCGAGCTGCGGATTCTTCCAAAGAGTTACCAGGGTGCATAAAGTCTGATTTCCCATATCAAGTGTCCATTCTATACAAAAGTACGTACCTTTACAACGAAGAGGTCGTGCAACCATTTGGCTGCTTCTGCTTCGTCTACTGGGATATTTTCCACCGGTATCCGCTCGATGTACAAATGGGCGTGCACCGGCTTGCCATACAGCAGACTTGTTAATGTAGGCGGAGTCTGCAAATgcattttatcatttaaaaaagtttatatttcatatttccAAAGAGTTCTAATACTACAGAGAAGGGGTTTATTATGCATTTGTAAATATGAAGTGTTAAAGCACCCATTTTTTTTCGATCAATTACATTCTTGAAATAACACCATGTGAAAAATGCGTTTTAAGTTTTTCAGTGGTCGCAAGGTTTACGATTGGTCATTGGCCCGTAATTGACCACTACAAAAACTGCGTCATTAGCATGGCTGAACGTGAATGTTTGGGCATTGACGTTGAACcatcaaagttttttatttggcCACAATCAACGCGGAATAAGTAGCATTCTATACCCTAGGAAGCAGAAGTTCGATGTCAAACTATAAACATGTGACCATCAATGTTTCCAATATAGTTTTTTAAGAATTGAATAGTATTCGACCTGATTAGAACCACAATAGGGCCCTAATCAATATTAGCATACTCCACTATCATAATCTAGGTAAGTACTTTACGAGTATCTCGACAAGAAAATCCACAAAtttataatttgtggattttctTGTCTGTTAAATGTCGTAATTATCTCATAATTGACAGTAtcataattaaacaataacacTGCAATAGTATATGATAATACTATAATAGTACTTATTATCTGCGGTCTACATTGAGACGTTCTTAATGAGTCGCGCAGTagacaaaacattatttaaacattgaCCAGTCCCAATCAGGTTATGCaactgttaattaatattagtagATATGAACTGCGTTGTTTATTAGGCTGAAGTTTCGAAGGGTTAGAAAAGGCAAAGGTTTATCATGTCGATCAGAGGAAAAACATGTTACGATTTGActaatgcatattttttatctgaaatTATTACATAACGTGGATTATCAAGTGTTTTATAATCAAAACGACGTTTTGATCTGTTGCAGAATTTAGTAGCATAAATCAAGGATTACCAAGTTGATTATATTTGGCAATGCAACGATGACGATTGTTAATTTGGTAATAGAGACTCATTAAGGTTTACCTCAGCAGatataccaaaacaaaaaaacagcgCTTAAAATATTAAGAGCTATCCAAGTCCCAAGGACCTTCATTTaaagtgatttaaaataaatgtttttttaacagCTTGTCGAAATAATCATTATCGTTTACTAAAGTATTGTTCAAACGTCTTACCTTACTATCCTTCTCGAAGGCCAACTGTATGTTGTAAATAACAGGTATTTTTCCTCTAAAGAACTGTAGGCTTGTTGTAAAACCTCTGGTACGGGGCGTTAAGTGATGTTTCAGAAGAGGTAGATTCTTCTCCTTGGCGAAACTTAACGAGGCTTCATGCTTCTTCTTTGTGTACCGAGTTCCTTCAGGAGTCATTAGTAGCTAGAATGGGAGGAACACAAATGTTATATTCGGTACATCACACAAAAATTGTAAAGCCGAAAGTTTGTGTATGTGAAGGGATTCTGATGATATTTGGCAGTAATTTAGCTTATAAATTATATAGATATAtagtgttataaataaaagttataataCATCGGTGCATAATACGGTGCATGAAGTTGTTTCCACAGGAAGTGAAACCAAAGGCAAtcagaaataaatatgatattctCGAAATTAAGTCAATGCCACGCTTAGGGAAAATTCCATTGCTTATCGTGCGCGGCAAATCAACGTAGCTGACGAATAAAACAGCtaaatgaagttatttttatttacaagatttataaatagatcgaaatatttttattggaaaattgcagtgcatttcatttattttttagttttcagagaataggctagtttcctaaaaaataataattagtccgtcttgtagattgtccaaaattaagcgatacgtattttttcttttttaaattggatcagaacttgttaagatatagcgtgttaaagttgagtgtgacgtcacaagttgctacaattttcaggacactgtgacgtaaaggccccactcctaatttttgaagtgtattatctttgtcattttatgtttaattaaaaaaagaaaaaatacgtatccaatattttttgattatctaaaaagcggactaaatattatttcattatttcgaccctggacactaccctattatagGGACAGGAAAATTGCAGTACTCGAGTTGGTAAATAGTTAGCTGGATTGGATAAAAGTATCCGTGCACTTATTTGCTACGATACTGTGGTACCTAATCGAGTAACTTATGCGTACATAAACCAACAAACATGTTTTACCTAATTTACATTAAATGTATTACTTATCAGTAAaaagtattgttatttttactttcatcAGTAAACACAGAGGTCGTGACCAAAATAGTTTATGTTGTTTTAACTGTCAACAATTAACCGGATACAATAGCCGCCTATTTCTGATAACTTTGGCCGAAAAGGTCACGAAAAGCTAGTAGCCatgtcaaaatattattgtaaacatagtgataataatatgaaaataggaTTCAGAAAAcgtacaaatatataaaaaatcgatgaaacaaataaataatgtacagaTCACCtcaattataggtacctacaaagtTGACAATGATTAATTtctgattatatttattttatcaggatTATAAGTATGCATGTACCCTTTAGACAAACAATTTTGAAGATAACTCACCCATACAGGATCCGGATAGTCACACAATTCTGATATCTGATGTTTAATAGTTTCCTTATCTTTTTCATAAGATCTTTCTAGAAATACAAACTCGGAAAATTTCCACATCCAACCGATTGGAGGTAAGTATTGGATGGATTTTTTTGCATAAGCCTTGCAATTCTGTAACAAAgataagatatttaaatatgtacctacataataatgatACACAATGATTGTTTCAAGAGAGATCCTAatgcatatttttcaatttgtctATTCTAAAAGTATAGTTCAAAACATGTTAAGAATGTTCAGGACATTTTAGCTAAacaagttttcagtattttcgtCTCCAAGGCgaaatacataattaggtacttttataatatacaatactgagaagtccagaacataaagttgctcTAGCAAGTCGGGATTTGGATATACACCAAATGGATCATGCATGTTAAGAATACAGATGAGACCCAAACAATTATAAGTTACTTATTGTTATTGACTGTTGATATTAATATGCTTGCTGAAAATTTACACTGGTTGAATTGCCTTGCAGTTGCCTTCTAAATGGTGACTCATGACTGcaataatatgaatttaaattggCGATAAATAAACGGGACATGTACGAGTGCTATTAAGGAAAGCCATATATTAtctaaacattaattattattattattcgtgTTTGAATAAATCCAACTTAATTAAAcccttttctgaaaataatactGTCGTTATCTGCGGTCTTTGTCCTGTTTCCTTGACCTGCTCGAATATGTTTGAAACGGACTTCGAACCTACATTGGCAGAGGCAAAGGTAGGTATTTTTGGaaccatattgtttttttttcctaaatcAACAAAAATGTCAGCTGAGTGCGAATCGGGCTCGCGCATCGAGGGATCCATACCGTCATTTATATCTTCTAAAGTATATAAAAAGTCACagattacatattatgtaggtactggtTTTTctctcatttttttattgaagcttGCCATCAGCCCATTATTCTTTAGCAGCAATATGCACAGCTATAAATAAGTGTACGAGTAGGTACGTATTAACTACTGATTGTACTTGTACTGCTGAAAACCAGCGCCGCGACTCTGTCTCGCATAGGGTCGCTgcatatgctgagcgagggccattTCGCGTGATCGTGacgcatattttcctttttccatTCTCTtctttttttcgttttcattcctgttttgttttatttttgtgagcttTTATATGTATTCGTTTTTGTGTGTGCGTCACGAACGCgaataaacgttttgatttgatttgatttgatttattgtaatgtctAATTATGTCAGACATTTTTATCATACACACGACATAGATATCATTGATAATGTGTAATTTGTTAGATTTCATTCTCTGTAAAACTGAACGTATCTGTATTTAGACCTCGTTGGCCATGACCATCGATCGAACGTAGATTCGAGAAAATATTACCAACCAGGATATGGATTTGTTAAGCGATTATACGTTTGGATTATTAATTATCACTGTTTTATAGAAGAGGATTACCGATATTGTTCCTAAAGTACGTTTCTAACGGACAGGTGCGATTGTGTAGTATACGTACACACGAACCCAAGTACAGCCTTTAGCCATAATTAGATGGATTAAACGACTATAATCTTTAAGTAGATATGGTTGACGTTCGTTGGGGGAGGCTTACGGTCAGCAATGGACGGTAATTTTCTGATATGATAACTAAGCCCAATCTGTCGATTGATAGTCAGAAATATCTCATCATATCGCGACCCACATTGGGAAGCTATTACGGAGCTTCAAACGACCATAAATCACGTGCTGGTATCTGGTGAGGTCGAAATGAAACCATTACGCAGAACAAAAGGAATAATTAACTTAAGTTATTTAAGAATATGCTGCAAAAAATACTATGAAAACTGTGCGTTATTTTAAACAGATattttttgcgatttttttgCAGAAGTCAAATGATTCAGCGTGCCAGCTGTGACTTCgatgtttatctttttttaaatgaacacattaggtacctatcttgATTTACTATCACAAGTCTGAACCATTCTGGTACCTAAATTGAGTTAAAATTACTGTTATCATTGTGATCGCATAGTGCAAAGTACTTTATGTGATTTATTATACACATTTCGAAACAGCGAAACTAAGCGCGTGacctaattaattttctattaacaaCGGAAAGAAGGCCTGTTCTGAAAGGATGGACTCAAGTCCGATGATTGGTACATTGCACGCTCAATAACATACGCTTCCGAGTTTGTACATGAAACATTGAaactatttatgtatgttttatgtataaataatataaaataaatagttttcaataaaattatttaattgttgctGCGTGTTTAGTTATTTTCCTCCTAATAATCCAGCATTGAAAGAACTCTTACTATCATTGAGTCTCTGACACTGTAGGTCACTGACCCTATCTTTTTATGTAAAGGTCAAGGCTATGCTACTATATTAAAGAATGTTGGTACAGAGTGTCTGAGTATTAGTAGGGAGATGTGTGGTACATAGCTAGATTATAAAGTTATTAACAATTAAGTTATACTAGCCAGTACACAGTTCCACCGTTTCACATTACATTCAATTAGACATCACATTAAtcaattcaaaattcaattcaattcaacacaaaattcaatttataattcGTTTATATGAGGTATAAAAGGATTATAAAATGAATGATACCAATGTTTTTTTCGATTTCTTATAAATGCTTTATAGCATCAATTATCACGAGCAGTTCTGCACTTCACAATGGCTTAGATAAATGCTGCAGAATATCAAATATGTGAGCAGTTCTGagtaaatacttaaaatcaaaAGTATACTTACACCCAAAACTCCTATGGTGTTGCAGAAATGCCATCCCATGAGCCAGTCTATTTCATAACTGTGGTTCATTATAAGGTACCCATGTTCTTTACCATAGTATTTATCGTATTCATCTTTCTTAATGTAgatagataattttgtttttgaccaCCATTCTGTCATAAACACTaactctgaaaaaaaaaaaggaatatgATAAAGTGTGTCTTTTTATTTCAAGAACAAATTCTTTTTTTCATGGAGAGacgttggtatttttttttaagtatgtttAGGGTGGGTTTTGTAATGAGGATCGAACATGAAATAGCAAGTGGCTCCACTAACCATGGCTCTTCCATGAGAATAATGGTTAATTGTTCCAatctaaataaagaaaacatacaCCAATACTTACGACtataaaatgaatatgacaGATAATAGTTTATCTTTCTATACAAAGTTTTATTGAACGGCCTGAGTCCAAAGTATAAAACACCTTGTATAAAGGTCAGAATCAAGCCCGACGTGAAGTAAGATATTGCAAAACATAGATGAACAATCGTAGATTGCTTTAATATATTTAGGTTTATCATTTTGAATGTGTCACCTTATTCTTGTAGTCAtgaaatctaaaacaaaaaataagttaaaatcattaaaattacacaTAATTGATAGTACATAATCATTGAGAAATTATAGACAATAATGtacacagttatttttatttacatttcaggAATATGAAATAATAGTTCAAATATTGAATTGGAAAATTCTTATAAAATCTTTAGGGTTATTTCCATTGATTCAATTGTTACAGAAATAAGTTTTGTCATTTGATGAACAGAGAATAATAAAATTCGAGAAAATAATTCCCAATCCACCTAAACCCTTTAGATTTCCTTTTTACAGTTACATAATGTAATAATTGTCAGTTTGCTATGAATACAATTTGCAATAAATACACAGTTACATTGTGTAACAGGTAAGCTCataatagtttaaataaaatgagttaGCACGCACTTTTATGTGAATAAATGAAGTCAAGTCCTTGAAATAACTACTCACTTTATACATAAATAACGTGATTGTATTTCAATCAGCACATGGTTCACAAGCACAAAAGATTTTTAGTCACGTAGAAATGGTAATTCCAAGGAATTAACTTATAGttcacataaacaaataaatttatgaTATTCGCAATAAAATTTAGAAAATCGTATTGACAGAAAAGGCAGATTCAGATTGCAATTTGGAAAGTAGAATTTTGTTTATTCTATCagcacaagaaaaaaatatttaccatgtcaataatttttttacaaaaatatcagaGGTAGACACCACACAGTTCGGTAAACAAATTACAACAAATCCGTGCGATTCCTACCCGAACACcgctaattttaataaaaatattgaaggtTGCTATGTGAACAGCGAACTCGTTCGTTCGTAAAGAGAGAAAGCACAGATTACAAAAAACGTAACTTAACGATATTAGTGAGGTGCCTTGTCTCAAAAAATCCAATACACCAGTAAGGACCTGGGTTAGGTTACTGCATAA from Helicoverpa armigera isolate CAAS_96S chromosome 4, ASM3070526v1, whole genome shotgun sequence harbors:
- the LOC110375219 gene encoding 1-acyl-sn-glycerol-3-phosphate acyltransferase gamma, which translates into the protein MINLNILKQSTIVHLCFAISYFTSGLILTFIQGVLYFGLRPFNKTLYRKINYYLSYSFYSQLVFMTEWWSKTKLSIYIKKDEYDKYYGKEHGYLIMNHSYEIDWLMGWHFCNTIGVLGNCKAYAKKSIQYLPPIGWMWKFSEFVFLERSYEKDKETIKHQISELCDYPDPVWLLMTPEGTRYTKKKHEASLSFAKEKNLPLLKHHLTPRTRGFTTSLQFFRGKIPVIYNIQLAFEKDSKTPPTLTSLLYGKPVHAHLYIERIPVENIPVDEAEAAKWLHDLFVVKDKMQDSFFNTGDFFTESGVERTEPFTVPPPIWSLVNALGWAVVTLTPMLYYLLGLLFSGKLLYFSIACAIFGAFFILLQKSIGMSKISQGSSYGTEKK